A window of the Lolium perenne isolate Kyuss_39 chromosome 7, Kyuss_2.0, whole genome shotgun sequence genome harbors these coding sequences:
- the LOC127316815 gene encoding protein CUP-SHAPED COTYLEDON 3 has protein sequence MHQHHPAAAMGDALWELIGEEMAAAEAASGEHGLPPGFRFHPTDEELVTYYLAAKVFNGACCGGVDIAEVDLNRCEPWDLPEAARMGEREWYFFSLRDRKYPTGLRTNRATGAGYWKATGKDREVLNAATGAILGMKKTLVFYRGRAPRGEKTKWVLHEYRLDGDLAAGRRSSKEEWVVCRIFHKVVDQYSKMIEMRNPYCYLPMNHHHPSFFHDAPVPFLNPSQLLPYHHDLPNLQSSPLMQNQAKNSITNNGGFPAAACTPEQPNSSCNTAYFPFPSFTSIANGKAGQPAQLGVNGAPQEPPPTWLDACLQHSAFVYEMGPPASTRGA, from the exons ATGCACCAGCATCACCCGGCGGCGGCCATGGGCGACGCGCTGTGGGAGCTGATCGGGGAGGagatggcggcggcggaggctgcCTCCGGGGAGCACGGCCTTCCCCCAGGCTTCCGTTTCCACCCCACCGACGAGGAGCTCGTCACCTACTACCTCGCCGCCAAGGTGTTCAACGGCGCCTGCTGCGGCGGCGTGGACATCGCGGAGGTGGACCTGAACCGGTGCGAGCCGTGGGACCTCCCGGAGGCGGCGAGGATGGGGGAGCGGGAGTGGTACTTCTTCAGCCTCCGCGACCGCAAGTACCCCACGGGCCTCCGCACCAACCGCGCCACCGGCGCCGGCTACTGGAAGGCCACGGGGAAGGACCGGGAGGTTCTCAACGCCGCCACCGGCGCCATCCTCGGCATGAAGAAGACGCTGGTCTTCTACAGGGGACGCGCGCCACGTGGGGAGAAGACCAAGTGGGTCCTCCACGAGTACCGTCTCGACGGCGACTtggccgccggccgccgctcCTCCAAG GAAGAATGGGTGGTGTGCAGGATCTTCCACAAGGTAGTAGACCAATACAGCAAGATGATAGAGATGAGGAACCCCTACTGCTACCTCCCCATGAACCACCACCAcccaagcttcttccatgacgCACCTGTCCCCttcctaaaccctagccagctcctCCCCTACCACCATGACCTCCCAAACCTGCAGTCATCTCCATTAATGCAGAACCAGGCCAAGAACTCAATCACCAACAATGGCGGGTTCCCAGCAGCAGCTTGCACGCCGGAGCAGCCAAACAGCAGCTGCAACACAGCATATTTCCCTTTCCCGTCCTTCACCTCTATCGCCAATGGCAAGGCGGGCCAACCGGCGCAGCTCGGGGTCAACGGCGCTCCACAGGAGCCACCGCCGACCTGGCTGGACGCTTGCCTGCAGCACAGCGCCTTCGTGTACGAGATGGGCCCACCTGCATCCACCAGGGGCGCATGA
- the LOC127316814 gene encoding uncharacterized protein produces the protein MATDAILETIKPRRSAWQDDLPVTTAGGGAGNKGGKVDLSGMRRRVSSSLSLHLQPLSSSSSEALRRARSMPSIKALAAAGAVRRWWEWGLGWVMERKPSFARGLEMSDDEKAALGCHCRGTLRHVFYKARAEVRRLLGRDGLPLGGGGGHGQDFGYDSVSYAQNFDNGDVGARC, from the coding sequence ATGGCGACCGATGCGATCCTGGAGACGATCAAGCCGCGGCGGAGCGCGTGGCAGGACGACCTCCCGGTGACgaccgccggcggcggcgcggggaacAAGGGCGGCAAGGTGGACCTGTCCGGGATGCGGCGGCGCGTGTCGTCGTCCCTGTCGCTGCACCTCCAGCctctctcctcctcctcgtcggaggcgcTCCGGCGCGCGCGGTCGATGCCGTCGATCAAGGCgctggcggcggcgggcgcggtgCGGCGGTGGTGGGAGTGGGGGCTCGGGTGGGTGATGGAGCGGAAGCCGTCCTTCGCGCGGGGCCTGGAGATGAGCGACGACGAGAAGGCCGCGCTGGGGTGCCACTGCCGCGGCACGCTCCGGCACGTCTTCTACAAGGCGCGCGCCGAGGTGCGCCGCCTCCTGGGCCGCGACGGCCTcccgctcggcggcggcggcgggcacgggcagGACTTCGGGTACGACTCCGTCAGCTACGCCCAGAACTTCGACAACGGCGACGTCGGCGCCAGGTGTTAG